In one Polyangia bacterium genomic region, the following are encoded:
- the rpsD gene encoding 30S ribosomal protein S4, giving the protein MANYSGPVCRLCRREDMKLFLKGDRCYTDKCGYERRAYAPGQHGQARRRKLSNYGSQLREKQKVKRIYGLAERQFRGYYHKAVRMKGVAGENLLQLLERRLDNVVYRLGFASDHAEARQLVRHGHFRINGQKVNIPSFLCRINDQIEVKEGSKKVTRVLESLGAVDRRGVPKWLELDKDAFKGRLTSLPSREDLTLPIREQLIVELYSR; this is encoded by the coding sequence ATGGCGAATTATTCTGGTCCCGTGTGCCGACTGTGTCGGCGTGAAGACATGAAGCTGTTCCTGAAAGGGGACCGCTGCTACACCGACAAATGCGGCTACGAGCGTCGCGCCTACGCCCCCGGCCAGCACGGCCAGGCTCGGCGGCGCAAGCTGTCGAACTATGGCTCGCAGCTGCGCGAGAAGCAGAAGGTCAAGCGCATCTACGGCCTGGCCGAGCGGCAGTTTCGCGGCTACTACCACAAGGCGGTGCGCATGAAGGGGGTGGCCGGTGAAAACCTGCTCCAGCTTCTCGAGCGCCGTCTGGACAACGTGGTTTACCGTCTCGGTTTCGCCTCTGATCATGCGGAGGCGCGCCAGCTGGTTCGCCACGGCCACTTCCGGATCAACGGCCAGAAGGTGAACATCCCTTCGTTCCTGTGCCGCATCAACGATCAGATCGAGGTCAAGGAAGGGTCCAAGAAAGTGACCCGCGTGCTGGAGAGCCTGGGCGCCGTCGATCGGCGCGGGGTCCCCAAGTGGTTGGAGCTGGACAAGGACGCGTTCAAGGGCCGGCTGACGTCGCTGCCGTCGCGCGAAGACCTGACGCTTCCCATCCGCGAGCAACTCATCGTCGAGCTTTATTCTCGTTAG
- the sctR gene encoding type III secretion system export apparatus subunit SctR, whose protein sequence is MKRAVIVGGAIFGTVLSRAAFAASSKTEALASRPLVLIAAMAALSLIPFALLMLTCFVRVSVVLSILRSAIGAAQVPPTQVLTGLAILLTLFVMAPTGERIYRAVEPVLNLGAGADLLSGQTVQALVTAGDRAKEPLRDFLLKHGDRRDRTMFYDLALKMRAPDERAGISEQDLMVVAPAFVVSELRRAFEIGFLLFVPFLIIDLVIANLLLALGMHMLSPPTVSLPFKLLLFVLADGWHLVVRGLIESYL, encoded by the coding sequence GTGAAGCGGGCGGTGATCGTCGGCGGGGCCATCTTCGGCACCGTGTTGTCACGGGCCGCCTTCGCCGCTTCGTCGAAGACCGAGGCGCTCGCCTCGCGGCCGTTGGTGCTGATCGCCGCCATGGCGGCGCTGTCGCTGATTCCGTTCGCGCTTTTGATGCTGACCTGTTTTGTGCGGGTGTCGGTGGTGCTGTCGATCCTGCGCAGCGCGATCGGCGCCGCGCAGGTTCCGCCCACCCAGGTGCTGACCGGGCTGGCAATATTGCTGACGCTGTTCGTGATGGCCCCCACCGGCGAGCGCATCTACCGCGCCGTCGAGCCGGTGTTGAACCTGGGTGCCGGCGCTGATCTGCTGAGCGGCCAGACTGTCCAGGCGCTGGTCACCGCCGGCGACCGAGCAAAAGAACCGCTGCGCGATTTTCTGCTCAAGCACGGTGATCGCCGCGACCGGACGATGTTCTACGACCTGGCGCTGAAGATGCGCGCGCCCGACGAGCGCGCCGGGATCTCCGAGCAAGACCTGATGGTGGTGGCGCCGGCGTTCGTGGTGTCCGAGCTGCGGCGGGCCTTCGAGATCGGTTTCCTGTTGTTCGTTCCATTCCTGATCATCGATCTCGTCATCGCGAATTTGTTGCTGGCGCTGGGCATGCACATGCTGTCGCCGCCGACGGTTTCACTGCCGTTCAAGCTGTTGCTCTTCGTTCTGGCCGACGGCTGGCACCTGGTGGTGCGCGGCCTCATCGAGAGCTACCTGTGA
- the fliO gene encoding flagellar biosynthetic protein FliO, with product MGETALPSFGWDGIALSFVSLGVVCLVAWLALRFLAGRGVGRPSGAVRVLARCPLEPRRAVYLIEAAGRCFLVGVGDGPMSLLAEVDSDKAKAIAAEPPSPSGVAEILGRVFHRPPADPRP from the coding sequence ATGGGCGAGACGGCGCTGCCTTCGTTTGGGTGGGATGGCATCGCGCTGTCGTTCGTGTCACTGGGCGTGGTGTGCCTGGTGGCCTGGCTGGCGCTGCGGTTTCTCGCCGGGCGCGGCGTCGGGCGGCCCAGCGGCGCGGTGCGCGTGCTGGCCCGATGCCCGCTGGAGCCGCGGCGCGCGGTGTATCTGATCGAAGCGGCGGGGCGCTGCTTCCTGGTCGGCGTCGGCGACGGACCGATGTCGCTGCTGGCCGAGGTCGACAGCGACAAGGCCAAGGCGATCGCCGCTGAGCCGCCTTCGCCGTCGGGCGTGGCGGAGATTCTGGGGCGCGTCTTTCATCGACCGCCGGCGGATCCGCGCCCGTGA
- the rplQ gene encoding 50S ribosomal protein L17 — protein MRHRKAGVRLSRTSAHRKALFSNLIAALLTNERIRTTDAKAKETRRLAERTITWARRVGDVLTKKPDRRSTEESARVVHAVRMARRLVRDRTAVLKLFDEIAPRFAGRRGGYTRIVKLGQRPGDAAPMSLLELLPDENAPAPAPEPTEKGGKAAKGSKAASAKGAEAEGGTKATKKKAAPKAEASDQGEATGEKPAKAKAPKAPKKDQ, from the coding sequence ATGCGACACCGTAAAGCTGGGGTTCGACTTTCGCGCACGTCGGCGCACCGCAAGGCGCTGTTTTCCAATTTGATCGCGGCGCTGCTGACCAATGAGCGCATTCGCACCACCGACGCCAAGGCCAAAGAGACGCGGCGGCTGGCGGAGCGGACCATCACCTGGGCGCGCCGGGTGGGCGACGTGCTGACGAAGAAGCCGGACCGCCGGTCGACGGAAGAGTCGGCGCGGGTGGTGCACGCGGTGCGCATGGCGCGCCGCCTGGTGCGCGACCGGACCGCGGTGTTGAAGTTGTTCGACGAGATCGCGCCCCGCTTCGCCGGGCGGCGTGGCGGCTACACGCGCATCGTCAAGCTGGGCCAGCGCCCGGGCGACGCGGCGCCGATGTCGCTGCTGGAGTTGCTGCCCGACGAGAACGCACCCGCACCCGCCCCCGAGCCCACCGAAAAGGGTGGCAAGGCGGCCAAGGGCAGCAAGGCCGCTTCGGCCAAGGGCGCGGAGGCCGAAGGTGGCACGAAGGCCACCAAGAAGAAGGCGGCTCCCAAGGCGGAGGCCAGTGACCAGGGCGAGGCGACCGGTGAGAAGCCCGCCAAGGCCAAGGCGCCCAAGGCCCCCAAAAAAGACCAGTAG
- a CDS encoding DNA-directed RNA polymerase subunit alpha, whose protein sequence is MATVTTHSTSSQQSAYITRNWRDLIRPRKLEVEADSLTPTYGKFTCEPLERGFGTTIGNSLRRILLSSLQGTAITAVKIEGALHEFTTIPDVVEDVTDIVLNLKEVLVKSHDAKPRSLRLEKDGDGKVKAGDIQTSDGVEVLNPDHSILTCSKGAKLRMELMIGTGRGYVPADRNKSPQTAVGVIPIDSLFSPIRKVNFQVTNARVGQQTDYDRLSLEVWTNGAVRPEDAVAFAAKILKDQLSIFINFEEGAEPAHETTVTEEQAKLSENLWKSVDELELSVRSANCLQNANIRYIGELVQKTESEMLKTKNFGRKSLKEIKEILSEMGLSLGMKLEGWPGDGPPKKS, encoded by the coding sequence ATGGCGACCGTTACCACCCACTCCACGTCTTCTCAACAGAGCGCGTACATCACGCGCAATTGGCGGGACCTGATCCGGCCGCGCAAGCTGGAGGTCGAGGCTGATTCGCTGACGCCGACCTACGGCAAGTTCACCTGCGAGCCGCTCGAGCGCGGGTTCGGAACCACCATCGGCAACAGCTTGCGCCGCATCCTGCTGTCGTCGCTGCAGGGCACGGCGATCACGGCGGTGAAGATCGAAGGCGCCCTGCACGAGTTCACCACCATCCCCGACGTGGTCGAGGACGTGACGGACATCGTGCTCAACCTGAAAGAGGTCCTGGTCAAGAGCCACGACGCAAAGCCGCGTTCGCTGCGCCTGGAAAAGGACGGCGACGGCAAGGTGAAGGCGGGCGATATCCAGACCTCCGACGGCGTGGAGGTCCTGAACCCCGACCATTCGATCCTGACCTGCTCGAAGGGGGCCAAGCTGCGCATGGAGCTGATGATCGGCACCGGCCGCGGCTACGTGCCGGCTGACCGCAACAAGAGTCCGCAGACCGCGGTGGGCGTGATTCCGATTGATTCGTTGTTCTCGCCCATCCGCAAGGTGAACTTCCAGGTGACCAACGCCCGCGTCGGTCAGCAGACCGATTACGATCGGCTGTCACTGGAAGTGTGGACCAACGGCGCGGTTCGTCCGGAGGACGCGGTGGCGTTCGCCGCCAAGATCCTCAAGGACCAGCTGTCCATCTTCATCAACTTCGAAGAGGGCGCCGAGCCCGCGCACGAGACCACCGTCACCGAAGAGCAGGCCAAGCTGTCGGAGAACCTGTGGAAGTCGGTCGACGAGCTGGAGTTGTCGGTCCGTTCGGCGAATTGTCTGCAGAACGCCAACATCCGCTACATCGGCGAGCTGGTGCAGAAGACCGAGAGCGAGATGCTGAAGACCAAGAACTTCGGCCGCAAGTCGCTCAAGGAGATCAAAGAGATCCTGTCGGAGATGGGATTGTCTTTGGGAATGAAGCTTGAAGGTTGGCCCGGCGACGGTCCGCCCAAGAAATCGTAG
- a CDS encoding flagellar biosynthetic protein FliQ codes for MSGPSADLIMRVVREGLLLVLVLSAPPLLASLAIGIVAGIVQAATQVHDQTLAFVPKLVIVMLVLLATGPLLGAQLVRFTHALLLAVPTVR; via the coding sequence GTGAGTGGGCCCAGCGCCGACCTGATCATGCGGGTGGTGCGCGAGGGCCTGCTGCTGGTGCTGGTGCTGTCTGCGCCGCCGCTGCTGGCCAGCCTGGCCATCGGCATCGTGGCGGGGATCGTCCAGGCGGCCACCCAGGTGCACGATCAGACGCTGGCCTTCGTGCCGAAGCTGGTGATCGTCATGCTGGTTCTGCTCGCCACTGGACCATTGCTGGGTGCGCAGCTGGTGCGTTTCACGCACGCGCTGCTCTTGGCGGTGCCCACCGTGCGCTGA
- a CDS encoding TIGR02266 family protein has protein sequence MERGAGAKAAAVVDETHKAVRVAERFDLEVKVDLESDHNFYTGLTQNISAGGLFIATHQLRRIGDRIKIKFSLPGSETSLDVETEVRWIRENSSLHRVDGSTGMGVRFINLSQEASQAIQTFLQNRDSLYYDDEE, from the coding sequence ATGGAGAGAGGCGCGGGGGCCAAAGCTGCGGCAGTTGTTGACGAGACTCACAAAGCCGTCCGAGTCGCCGAGCGGTTCGACTTAGAGGTGAAGGTCGATCTCGAGAGCGACCACAACTTCTATACCGGCCTCACCCAGAACATCAGCGCCGGCGGTCTGTTCATCGCGACGCACCAGCTGCGCCGCATCGGCGACCGCATCAAGATCAAGTTTTCGCTGCCCGGCAGTGAGACGTCCCTGGACGTCGAGACCGAAGTGCGCTGGATTCGCGAGAATTCATCGCTGCACCGGGTGGACGGTTCAACCGGAATGGGTGTCCGCTTTATCAACTTGTCGCAAGAAGCCTCGCAGGCTATTCAGACCTTTCTGCAGAACCGCGATTCGCTCTACTACGACGACGAAGAGTAG